One segment of Saprospiraceae bacterium DNA contains the following:
- a CDS encoding TonB-dependent receptor — translation MKAPPIAARLLRRRPSILKSGSVHRIFHTISRTSIRSKTAAGNFCLLALCGFGVNFNGLHAQADTLLALPSPEITAQHLRRQPAGAQSTTLDSTCLALHQTENVADALWKKSGMYVKSYGLGSLATTSARGGSAGQTAIVWNGLPLQSPMLGQLDFSLLPLVFVDEMTLQYGGNSAGWGSGAIGGAVLLENKSQFTTGLSARLNVAAGSFGWQHHAATLRYGSGRWAGSTRIFFEKANNDFTFQIHPDLPEKKQEHAALQQQGVLQEFFLKTRPNEEFALRVWLQDIARQIPPTIVQNRSQATQADALLRTTLHWKKTSGLLTLQTRAAFFTETLDYRDPLIGQASLSKFHTWMGETEATRWLGRQLRLQGSVTQTYTRASTPAYEASPRQARTAVFLAMRREGHRWQAQLDGRMEWVDGRWVPFMPSVGAEAEALRFLKIKGKIARNYRLPTFNDLYWRPGGNPELLPESGWGQDVGLVFHGKAQQLRWSYSATGFHRRIRNWLLWARKDGQFFFSPQNIAEVWSRGIESRLDVASAFSFGEITLTGGHDWVRSTNELAVSNPRIEQGAQLFYVPMHRVFAEVSVRVKHFQITGFQQFTEKVTGINEDVPSFSIGSLRIQYARPFGGWNGAIFLHIENLWDADYQVIERRPMPGRHFRLGFNAGFSTRKHTNSSS, via the coding sequence ATGAAAGCTCCTCCCATTGCTGCCCGTCTTCTCCGTCGAAGACCCTCCATCTTAAAATCGGGCAGCGTGCATCGGATATTCCACACCATCTCGCGTACTTCAATTCGCAGCAAAACAGCCGCTGGCAATTTTTGCCTCCTCGCGCTCTGTGGGTTTGGGGTCAACTTCAACGGGCTGCACGCGCAGGCCGATACCTTGCTCGCGCTACCCTCCCCCGAAATCACCGCCCAACACTTGCGCCGCCAACCCGCCGGAGCACAATCAACCACCCTCGATAGCACCTGCCTTGCCCTCCACCAAACTGAAAACGTGGCTGACGCACTTTGGAAAAAAAGCGGGATGTATGTGAAAAGTTACGGCTTGGGCAGCTTGGCCACCACCTCTGCCCGGGGCGGCAGCGCGGGTCAAACTGCCATTGTTTGGAACGGTCTCCCGCTGCAAAGCCCCATGCTCGGCCAATTGGATTTTTCCCTGTTGCCCCTCGTTTTTGTGGATGAAATGACCCTGCAATATGGCGGCAACAGCGCGGGTTGGGGCAGCGGAGCCATTGGTGGAGCCGTGCTGCTCGAAAACAAATCACAGTTCACCACAGGCCTTTCCGCCCGCCTCAACGTGGCTGCGGGCAGTTTTGGCTGGCAGCACCACGCCGCCACCCTTCGCTACGGCAGTGGTCGCTGGGCTGGCTCCACGCGCATTTTTTTTGAAAAAGCCAACAACGATTTCACTTTTCAAATTCACCCCGACTTGCCGGAGAAAAAACAAGAACACGCCGCTTTGCAGCAACAGGGCGTGTTGCAGGAATTTTTTTTGAAAACAAGGCCCAACGAAGAATTTGCCCTCCGGGTTTGGCTCCAAGACATTGCTCGCCAAATCCCCCCGACCATCGTGCAAAACCGAAGCCAAGCCACACAAGCCGATGCCCTGCTCCGCACCACCTTGCACTGGAAAAAAACAAGCGGGCTGCTGACGTTGCAAACGCGGGCTGCTTTTTTCACCGAGACGCTGGACTACCGCGACCCGCTCATTGGACAAGCGTCGCTCAGCAAATTCCACACTTGGATGGGTGAGACAGAGGCGACACGATGGCTGGGGAGGCAATTGAGGTTGCAAGGCTCCGTCACGCAGACCTACACCCGCGCTTCGACCCCCGCCTACGAAGCCTCGCCCCGCCAAGCCCGCACCGCTGTATTTCTCGCCATGCGGCGGGAAGGCCATCGTTGGCAAGCACAATTGGACGGGCGCATGGAATGGGTGGATGGCCGCTGGGTGCCCTTCATGCCCAGCGTGGGCGCGGAAGCCGAGGCGCTGCGTTTTTTAAAAATCAAGGGAAAAATCGCTCGCAACTACCGCTTGCCCACTTTCAACGACCTCTACTGGCGCCCCGGCGGCAACCCCGAACTGCTGCCCGAAAGCGGTTGGGGCCAAGACGTGGGGTTGGTCTTTCACGGAAAAGCCCAGCAGTTGCGATGGTCTTATTCCGCCACAGGATTCCATCGCCGCATCCGCAACTGGCTCCTTTGGGCGCGTAAGGACGGTCAATTCTTTTTTTCGCCGCAAAACATCGCCGAAGTGTGGAGCCGAGGCATCGAGAGCCGCCTCGATGTGGCGAGCGCGTTTTCTTTTGGCGAAATAACCTTGACCGGAGGCCACGATTGGGTGCGCTCCACCAATGAATTGGCTGTGAGCAATCCGCGCATCGAGCAGGGGGCACAGTTGTTCTATGTGCCCATGCACCGTGTTTTTGCGGAGGTTTCCGTTCGGGTCAAACATTTCCAAATCACGGGTTTCCAACAATTTACGGAAAAAGTAACAGGCATCAACGAGGACGTGCCCAGCTTCAGCATTGGCAGCCTACGCATACAGTACGCCCGCCCTTTTGGCGGCTGGAACGGAGCCATTTTTCTGCACATAGAAAATTTGTGGGACGCGGATTACCAAGTCATCGAACGCCGCCCCATGCCGGGGCGACATTTCCGATTGGGCTTCAACGCGGGTTTTTCGACACGCAAGCACACCAATTCTTCATCATAA
- a CDS encoding DUF4465 domain-containing protein has translation MQHLLTSVALLLAFGAHAQTVAGFENFNLPPNTFVNNAGAAGAFTSADIELPNNYNAQWMSWDGWAISNRTDSTTPGFLNESSAAAGKGANGSATYAVSYVFGASIMRLTGAAAGGKVLGLYVTNNTYAYFSMKDGDAFAKKFGGITGNDPDFFLLTVKKYLNGQLGTDSVNFYLADYRFANNAQDYIVKDWVWLDLGSLGKADSLQFTLSSSDVGAFGMNTPAYLCVDDVTTEGVLSQDDVVPNTLSLDVFPNPASDFLNIRLPGNNEVALVQVFDLQGKIVLEKNGLGAQNRFDVRSLTTGHYMLRVWQKGEIRSKQFVKK, from the coding sequence ATGCAACACCTTTTGACTTCTGTCGCACTATTGCTGGCCTTCGGCGCACACGCACAGACGGTGGCCGGTTTTGAAAATTTCAACCTCCCGCCCAATACTTTTGTCAACAATGCCGGAGCGGCGGGCGCGTTCACCAGCGCCGATATCGAGTTGCCCAACAATTACAACGCGCAGTGGATGAGTTGGGACGGTTGGGCTATCTCCAACCGAACGGACAGCACAACCCCCGGTTTTCTCAACGAATCGAGTGCCGCTGCGGGCAAAGGAGCCAACGGCTCTGCCACCTACGCGGTCAGCTATGTGTTCGGTGCCTCCATCATGCGGCTGACGGGCGCGGCGGCGGGCGGAAAGGTGCTCGGTTTGTACGTCACGAACAACACCTACGCCTATTTCAGCATGAAGGACGGCGATGCTTTCGCCAAAAAATTCGGCGGTATCACGGGCAATGACCCCGATTTCTTCCTGCTCACGGTGAAAAAATACCTCAACGGCCAACTTGGCACCGATAGCGTCAATTTTTATCTGGCCGACTATCGCTTCGCCAACAACGCGCAGGACTACATCGTGAAAGATTGGGTCTGGCTCGACCTCGGCAGCCTGGGCAAAGCGGACAGCCTGCAATTCACGCTCTCATCCAGCGACGTGGGTGCCTTTGGCATGAACACGCCCGCCTACCTCTGCGTGGACGATGTGACGACGGAGGGTGTGCTTTCGCAGGACGACGTTGTTCCGAATACCCTGTCGCTCGATGTCTTTCCCAATCCGGCCAGTGATTTTCTGAACATTCGGCTGCCGGGAAATAACGAGGTCGCGCTGGTACAGGTCTTTGACTTGCAGGGAAAAATCGTGTTGGAAAAGAACGGTTTGGGTGCTCAAAATCGCTTCGATGTTCGCTCCTTGACTACCGGGCACTATATGCTTCGGGTGTGGCAGAAGGGGGAAATCAGGAGCAAGCAGTTTGTGAAAAAATAA